The following is a genomic window from Neodiprion pinetum isolate iyNeoPine1 chromosome 3, iyNeoPine1.2, whole genome shotgun sequence.
TTAACCAGTCTGAAAGATTCTTTCGTGTTATATTACGGTAGAGGTTGATATTTTCGACGATACTGTTGCCTAACTGTTGGTTGACCAACCGCAATGTCTGGTTTTTAAACAATTCAAGAACAACGCGTTGATCGTCCTTGGCATCTTGATACTGCCTCAAATCGTCCCAATCACATTCTTGTCTCAATATCCACACTCTTTCATCTTTATCTTCGTCAGTTGGAATAAAGAACTTCATATGACCGTAGGTGTTGTTCTCATGAGATGTGAGATTGTCGCGGAAGCTTCTGTTTTGGAAAACTACATCCTCGACGTCAATAAAGCTCAAGAATTCACGGAACGGAAGTGGCTTTTCATCGTTCACCAACTTCTCGTTAACCTCAGTGTATTGTTCTTGACGATCAAAAAAACGCTTGAGGAATTCGCTCAAACAATCCCGCGTTTCATTGTCCATAAGATGGGACGCTGCCTTGTATAATCCGTCAAAGCATGTCCGCAATTTTAAAATCGGCTTGGGATCCTCCATTAGCCACTCTTGTGTCTGAAAGTCGTACTTCGGTCTACTCGGTTCTTTGAATTCCCCCCGAAATATCGGTATCTCACCGACGTCACTAATGTCCGTAATGTTCAAATCATTGTCCCATAACTTCGACAAATATTCGTTAAACTTCCCGAAGCACAATCTGTCCCGCAGTTGACTATCTTGTAGGTTCGCTAAATTTTCTAGAGTTACCGTGAACTGGTCGTCGGCTAGTGCGCAATATTCAAGCACACTGTATCCGATAAAAACTAGAATACAGGAcgagaaaatattcattttcctATTTGATTTCATCTAGGAAGCGCGCTCTACACAAGGCGTATAAAAGCACTGCTGCGCACCTTTTGAGTTACTTCTCTGTTCATCTTGACGTTTTATACCAACGAGCAAGTTCGAAAAACCAGTTAGGATGAGATCATATACGTCAGAAGTAAAAAACCGAGCTCGATTGAATGTTGGTTAATGCTATGCCTCGCGTAGCAACTGAACGGTGGTGTCAATTcgtacgaaataaaaattattagcGTCACTCGGTTGCCAGGTGATTtcgtagatattttttttatgatttctcTTGATTAATACCCACTGGTATAAATGAAGTCATATAATTTCCATATGGAATAGGTGAACTTGATATTTGCACCTATAAATTAATAGGCACAAAACTCACTGTTGTggcaaattttacaaaaattgaactCACGAGCAACAATAAGACAATTGTGTTATTGTCGGGCTGGCTTAACATTACCAAGCACTTAAGCACTGGCAGCAGCTGAATCATTGCAGAAAAAGTAACGCCATTTTATCAATCTGCTTAAAGGCTAAActacaaattacaaaatatctaTGGATTTGAACAAAGTTTCGGAATGCACTATAAGATTGCAACAagcaaaaaaagtaaataaaagaGCTTACCTACATGGCAATATGCAGAACAACGATTGACGATAAGGTAGAAATAAACGGATCTCAAAAACGTGGAACAAAAACTTGATGGTACGGAAAAGAAAAGCTTTGGTCTTAGAGTTTGACGGGAATAATTGACTGATTGAAGAATTTCACTCACCGGTATATCATCGCTGGAAAAGTAGCTAGATCTGATGGTGTTCAACCTTGATGCGCAAAGATGAAGGAGAGAATCTCCCGTGGATGCAGACCTTGGATTTTGTTTGACCAGGTTGCAGACCAGTAATTGAGCTTGTACTTTCTCACTTTCGGTTCGTGCTGTTTCGACCAGGAGGTATATGAGGTGGGTAACGCATTTTAAAATATGATCGTAGCTTTCCTGTTGCCTTTTGTGAACTGGACGAATCTGCATTGATAGTTTAACAAGAATAATAAGTGAGATAAGGTTTATAAtacaaaagaaaacgaaaaacagtaaaaattAGATAATCTTGACAGTAGATATTTTTGGAGAACTGATGTGTCTTCAATTACTACTATGTTGAGCCATTTTTCCAGTATTTCGATGGGGTAAAAATTCAACTTATTGCATCTATTTGCATCTCTCTGCATCTGTCTCATCtgaattatatttcaaaagGCTTATAAACCTTACTGGAAAGATCGTACTGACAAATTTCACTGTTAACCATTATATCTTACTTCCAATAGCTGCCTTGCTGCTGTAAGCGGAGTTGCCAAGAGATGAAAGATCGCTTCAACATCACTAAATTCtggttttcttttctccgGCATTCTATAATCATATTCTATCTTCTTTTCGTTTATATCCACCATTAGCTTGACTAGAGCTTGCGCAATGAAACAGGTATCACTGCACAGTATCTGTACAAtgataaaaaagtaatattaATTAGGAACCACTCTTCCATTCTGCTCGATCAGAATATCAACTGTAATTGTAAGACAGAATACTTACAGAATCTTTTTCGACCCGAATCTTGAGCGCTCGCCTCCACAGATCAATGCATCTTTGATGTCTGTGATACGGAtagttattatattttactgtTACACATGAATTGCTATAATACGCAAAAAAgtaatgaataaaaacaatgaaTGTAATTCACACCTCAAAGAATCCGCGTAAGAGGCACCTCTGTGAATCAATCTGAACAGTGTGTCTTTGTGATGAGGTCCAAGTATTCTTTCGCAAATTAAAAGACTCTGTATTCTGATAGCGTCGACATCCAAGGCGATAGCGTCAAGCTCTTCTACAGTAGTAAATTCTCCCACATTTCCAAAACACTCCTGTTTAGGTATAACAGGTCGTTTGCGCAGTGGCTCGTTTCTTACTGTGAATGCATTTCTTATCGCTAGAGCTACTCGCCAGTATTTAATAGTCGAATGAGGGGCATTATCCTCTTCCAAAAACGTCGAACCCATCAACTCATGTGCATTTGCTAATCTTTGTGGCGAGTAGGCGATGTTTTTGACTGTAACAAGAATACGGATATAAGAAAACGTTTACAGAACTCATTCCTCTTTCTATCCTTGAATTACCGCAGCCTTCCCGTTTACACTTACTGaggtattcaaaaatttgggTAGATCCCTTTAAGCAAGCTATTTGAAGGGCGTCATCATTATCGCTAGATCGTATAGTTGGATCAGCATTGTGATACAGTAAGAGTTTGGCAGTGGCGAATCTGTGTTCTTGGATGGCGTAGTGCAATGCAGTCTTATTCTGTACGTCCCTAGCATTGACGTCGGCTTTGTTTTGCAACAGAAACTTGCACAATTCGTAGCTCTGCACAGAATTTATTAAACAAGTACCACCGTTGTAGTTAGCCCTGAATATATCGGCCCCTTTTTTCACAAGATACATGACAATATCTGCaaataatttggaaatatgtatatctttgttttttatgctatctgtaaaaaatgatttcttgGCATTTTGCAAATTACGTGGATGTGTCATGAAGCACGCAGATCTAACAGGCGTTGAACCAGTATCGGAGACGGCGTCAATCTTTGCCCCATGGGAGACAAGAATTTCGATGATCTGCAACCTGCCGGAAACAGCAGCGCACCACAAAGGAGTTACGCAATGTACAGATCTGTCATCAGGTACCTCGTACAAGCCGCGCTGTTCAATGTCAGCTTTGCAAACATTTATCAGATACTCGACTATCTCTACGTTGCCTCTTCTGCAAGCAATAAACAGCGGTGCACATCCATCTTTTTGCCGCGATACTATAGTCTTCCGCATCGTAGCCTGATACTTTTCCAGATTATTTCGCATGCCAGGTGACAGCCGCGCTCCTGGCGCTGCAGTCTTGCATTCTTGCATCAGATCATTGGATATATTCGAGATCCGCTCCTCTTGTTGACAATACCTCCACATTTTGCTAGCGATTCACCCCGTCTTCTCTGTTAAAAATCAAGACTGTGGATAACTTTGATATTACAATTTTAGGAGACTGAGAAGAATaacaaacaagaaaaagaTCTCACCTTATCTTCTTCAACAGCCAAGCTGTTGGGACGGACACAATCGAAACCCGCACCTCCGACCTTCACCGTGTTTTATTCTGTTTAAAGGTATTATAATTATccgtgtattattatatttagaACAACGGTATAACTATACTTGGCACATAACCTTCAAAACAACTAGTAGCTATTTTAAACGCGTATCAAGCGAGAGCGACtgcattttacattttatttttttattgatttgtgTCCAGTCTACCTTACACTTGACGATTAAATTGACGAGAGTTTTCGAGAAAACCGAACAAATTAGCAAAACGTTAATCGTCCGAAACTTGCAATAGGTCAAACATTAAAACAAATTTACCAATGCCAGGACATCGGAGAAAATAAGTAAAGTTTATTGTTTTAACTTATATTACTTTTGCGAAACGGAACGTATTTATCCGGTTCAGTAAATAATAAGCATGACAGGTGAAAATTGGTATCATAACacagatgtaaaaaatttatccgcCATCACAGCCAGGGGGAGTTCACTCCAGTTCACTCAATGCTTTTAGATGGGACCGAATTTTGGCAGGCTGCAGGAGTACACTGTACCAAcacaatattgaaaaattcgcaGTTACTATATTTCTATAGTTATTTCTTGCTAGAGTATAGTAACATGTCAGCATTACTTAGGATGTTCAGAGCGCCCTCTACCGAGTAATGTGATTCGAGAAAATTTAAGCGCAGAAGTTTAAATGAAAGAGaatatgattttaaaaattgcagTTGTAAATAGTTAAATAGCAATAAAAGTCAgctccaaaaataaataattttaaataaaaataacaaatcaataataaatagtaAATGACAAATAATGCTcgaaatcacaaaaaaattcaagataacCAATGTTTACACATGTAATCACAGTAACATAGGATACACGAATGGCGGAATATTATTTTCCGGCTGCACATGtgcacattattattattagcagTTCTACCACTCTAAAATATTCACTTCTAGTAGAATTTTGTTTTCGTAACTTCTCGCGCCTTACTCCTGCAGCCTGCCAAAATTGCTTGGAGTGGGGGTAAAGAGTGAACTCCCCCTGATCACAGCCTGCTCAGCTGATTCTGATGGCCGGTCATTATGTCATATAACTTATGTTCTAAAGATTTAAGTTCGGAATCTTAGAGCATATACTACTGAAAGGAGCTACACATCCCATCGACCTCGCGAAAAATACTGCCAATGTGATGAggaatatatattatgattacTCTATTTCTCTCACTCTGCGTTTGATTGAATGAGAGGAAACGTATCGGACAATCAGGTGTAGAGCGAGAGAGATAAATTATAACCAGCATATACTTTTCTCTCTTGCACTTCTCCGCTACACTGTTTGTACTTGCAAAATACCTAACAAATCTTCACTCAACGCCACAATAAACAACGAATGATGCATTCTGAAATTAGTTTCCAGTGCTATCAACAATCTTTCATCTCTTTGCACTACTGAGTTCGTGAGTAGCTCTGCCCGTTCTGACTCTATTCTAGGGAGTTTTTAGCCCTGCGAACTAGTTTCGGAACGCACCCAAATAGTAGCGACCCGCGTGTTCTGTCAGTCAACagaacgaatttatttttttaattttttgaattttattgacCCAATCATCACTTCCGGAaattgaagatataaaaaattgtgggaAAATATCTTGAGAATTTTTCGTGCCGAGTTCTGTAATACCGAACAATGAcattatatttacatttaaatttcaaattcaaacccTTGCATCTTTTCCATTGTTTGAACAACTTGGATTAGATTTGAAAATCGAGAAaggtttcaagaaaaaaacataaaagaaactttttagatagaaattttttacgaaattataaacaaacaaTAGATGTCAAGTAATGAATAAAATGGAATGCAGTACTAAAATCAATCGCAAGATTGCCCGAAATAGATGACCGCCTTGTTATAACCGCATAGAACTGCAATTTTGCCGTGTGGATGCCATCGAGCGTCGGCAACTGAGATTCTTTTAGGCGTTGGTACACAAGCGGCATAATCGGGCGACCATTCGAAAATGTTTGAGGTTTCGGTAAATGCCAGTAAACTAGTACCTGTCGGACTCCATAGTACAcctgaaaagtaaaaaaatttaataccacattttctatcaaaaaattttcgctgaaTATGAgatatattgtaaaaatattctgtgCCGCACGCGATAGCAGCCAGCAATATTTCGAGCTTACTAGTTATCATATTCTGCAATATGAGATAGTCAATGGTGTCCGACAGTATGTTCCAGATCCACAATGTTGTGGGATACGACTGATGTCTTGTCGCCAAGTATCTGCCGCAAGCGCTGAACTCAAGAATATCTATTTCAGGCACTGAATTCCCGCTAATTAAGTCTCTTTTCACTACCGGAAGACTTATAGGTCGTGCGTTCACCTCTTCcactaaaataaaatttcagtgATATAACAACTATTATATgtacgaaatattgaagtgccAGCTAACTTTGAAACGGTTTGTTCTGCAacgttttttattctattcaaTAGACGTACTGATGTGCCGATTGTGCAGTGAAGGTTGCTTGTTAGAATCCTTGAGTTGCATTACACATTCTTTGTACACTTTAGTACGATAGTTATTCTCTCGTATTATTGGGTCGTGGTAAAGCGACAACAAGGGCTTCCAGgtcaaataattcaacaaaacAATCTGAAAGAGGTTAAGGAAATTACAGTGAATGAAATTCTTAAGTAATATTATCACTGTGGTGGCGTACGGGCGCAATTTTACTACAGTCTCTTGTTTTCTATTACCAGTTCGCCGTGTCCTACAACAGCTAATAATTGTCCACCGGTGATCCATTTGACCCTGTTAATGCCCTTTAGCTTTCTGGAAAATTCATTCTTGGTGTATTCACAATCTTTAGTTTCTTCGTCAGGCACATATGAACCGACAAGACTCTCCGATGCGgttgaaaatatcaataacTTAGAATCAATCATGTCAGAGGACCAAATGCACAGTAAATCGCTATTTGGGGACCATGATATGCCGTCGATACTTTTCAAACGCTCGCATATCAATTTCTGAAATAAATCATACGATACgaaattgaatatatttcaaatttcgaacaatattcaaaatatgGCGCGAATTTTAAAATGGCGCGTAATTGCAGATTTCCATTCAAAGATGGCATTGGTCTAAACAGAATGGCCGCCTCCATCAATGACAGTATAGTAAAACACGTGCTTGAATTCCGTTGCCGATATGCAGATAAGTATTGATGAGAATAATCACTGAAAGAAGGACGAGATGAAGAAACACGAAATCGGCGAAATGGTGAAAACCTCGTACATAAGCTGCGCGTGTAATCGAACGCCACATTCGGCGGACTGGGGAAATAACGATGTGCTTTGTTACGGAGCCCGGAATGCGGTCGCAGTTTATGACCGCCGAGCGTCGAAAACAGGAAAGGTCTTACTGACGCTACACAAACACAGCAACCAGGTGACGGTTGTACGTTGGATAAGGCAAAGAAATGGGGAGCCAGAGACGGAGCTGATATCTGGATCAACGGATGGCACAACGATAATCTGGTCGAAATTTGGGGTCACTTACAGGCCAGTAACTACGCTGAAAGACACAAGCGCTGTGAGAATAGCAAGCGCACGATATCTCGACGAGTCGAATTCCAGACTGCTAATATGCACGGGCAACACGGATGGTCAGATAAAGCTCTGGGAGAGAGGTGAGACTGGAGACGAGGCATGCTGCCTCCAGATCGTTGAATTTGCTAGGAAGTTACCCATCGAAGCAGCTCTCTGGTTCCTGCCTGGGTCGAATTTACCACTTCTTGCAATCGCAGTTGAGGACTCGACGATTCAGCTGCTTTGTCGGCACTCAGGCAATGACGGAGAGATGAAATTTGTGAAGGTTCAGAGTCTCGTCGGGCACGAAGACTGGGTGCGATGTCTAGATTTCACCTTTGACAACGACGGTGATGTTCTGTTGGCCAGCGGCTCCCAGGATAGCATGATACGTCTGTGGCGTATATCTGTGAAGACGGAGGACGAGGTTGAGAGCAATGAACTGCGACAGAAGAAGGAAATATTCTTAGCTGATGGTAAAGAGTACAGCGTTGCGCTTGAGTCGATTTTGATAAGCCACGAGGGTTGGGTTTACGGAGTGCATTGGCACCCTTCAGAATTCGCGGAAAAGAGGCGACGCCAGCCAATGAAACTGCTCTCCTGTTCCCTCGACAAAACGATGATACTCTGGGAGCCTGACTTGAGTTCCGGCATCTGGTTGGAGTCTGTTAGAGTGGGAGACGTCGGCGGGAACTCGCTTGGTTTTTATGGTTGTAAATTTGGCCCACGTGGAACTTCGCTGCTGGCGCATGGATATCTAGGCTCTTTTCACATCTGGGAATATTCTGAGAAGAGCGCAAATTGGGCGGCCAGTTCGGCGCCTGGTGGACACTTCTTGGATGTCGTTGATCTCTGCTGGGACCCCAAAGGGAGATTTTTGTTGACTACAAGCGCCGATCAAACTACGAGGGCTCACGCACCATGGAAAGATGAGATGGGAGAAACTTGGCACGAAATAGGACGACCCCAAGTGCACGGATTCGATATGTCCTGTTTGGCGATGCTGACTCCCTATGTATTCGCGTCTGGAGCTGAAGAAAAGGTCGTTCGAACTTTCACCGCTCCCGCGACATTCGTTAATTATCTGAAGAAGCTGTCCAACGCTGACGATTTTGCTGGCGCTATGCCCGAAAGCGCCTCTGTTCCAGCTCTTGGACTCACGAACAAGGCGGTTTTCGATGGTGAAGTTGCTCTCGGGGAGAATTTGTATGTTGGAAATTCAAAGGACTTGAATTTTGGCAAACCACCAACCGAAGAGGAGCTAATACAGCACACGCTCTGGCCAGAGTTACAGAAGCTGTACGGTCATGGATACGAGGTGTTTTCAATGGCTGGAAGGCACGACGGGACTCTCCTGGCAACTTGCTGTAAATCCGCGTCTGCTGAACATGCCGCCATAATTCTGTGGGACACAACGACGTGGAAAATTCATCAGAAACTGATGGCGCATCAACTGACCGTGACGCAGCTTGCGTTCTCCCTGAACGACAAGTACCTTTTATCAGTCTCTAGGGACAGAAGATGGTCCCTCTTTACCTGTGACAATAATCAGTATAATTTGAGCGCGGCGAGTTCGAAACGAGACAGTCTTCACAGCAGGATTATTTGGTGCTGCGCGTGGTCGAACGATTCAAAGTACTTTGCGACAGGATCGAGAGACGGAAAAATCGGAATTTGGTGTCCTACAGAGTTCAAGACTAAAGAGTATCTTCCGATTACGAGTATGGAAATAAAAGACACGTCCATAACTGCGCTTGCTTTTGCTCCAATCAACGTCGCACAGGATTCCTACCTTTTGGCTGTCGGCTTTGAGAGCGGTGatattgaaatacaaaaaatcataTTCAAAGGAAGCTCTCAAGTGTTTAGAAAATACTTGACCTTGAACTCATCTCACGCCCATCATCTTACTGTAAAGAGACTTTCGTTTAGGCCATGTACAGATATACCACAAACTGAAATTCTACAGCTCGCCAGCTGCGGCTCCGACAATACAGTCAAAATTCACGACTTCAACTTTAAGGATCTCTCGCTGTTGTAACATGTCCAAATTTCGTAAAGAAGTAAATAAAGTctatttatgtacatacattatgAATTCTTTTCAACAGAACAAAATTCCAATCAGTAAACAGTCGTTTGATACTGACAAAACATTTCTCTGTTTATTTCAGAATAAAAATGTACTCACCCTgcttattttccaattttttgttttgtatagAGCAACATTACTCTCCCCGTTATTCAAAACAAGGGCCAACCTCTTTCCGTCACCACTGAAATTCAGAACTTTGCCGAATGACGACTTGATGTTCTGTATATAAGTAACAGATCTACTCTCCAAGGACCATATCGATATTTGTATCTATAAAAGAATGCagaattctttaaaaaacCGTCCATCACACATCATTTTTCTGACGGGAGAATAAATTCACGCTTGATAATACTTAAagttagtttaaaaaaaaaaggccagtaaaattattctcacattAAAATCTCCAGTAGTAATAATATGCCGACTGTCCGGTGCCCAGGTGACCTGTTCTAGACCGACGCTACCTTCCGTTAGCTTGCATCTCCAGTCCGGATAGCAGATTGAAAATACTTGAATAATGGCTTTTTTGAAGGTGGCGCATAAAATGTACTCACTATCCGGAGACCACTCGATGtactgggaaaaaaaataaacgtgtGCTTTGATGAAATTCTTCACTCAATTCAAATTGTGTCAGTATTAATCCCAGAACTGAGCAATCTACCTCTATGATATCGACGAATGGAAACGAGAGAAATGTGTCAAAGGTTCCAGTATTTTTTATCACTAAATTGCCCTGAAATGCGAATGCCAGAAATCTTCCATCATTTGAAAATCTGCACAAGTGATTGTTTGTGCGGAATATTTCATTCGCCGCTTCAAGTGTCATGATGAATTCTGCCTGAAGAACTACAACGGCTGTCAGGAATacctgaaaatgaaaaatcttctTTTAGTTTAGCTAGATTAACTTTTGCTTTCAAAGATAACACGATTGGAAACTGGGAAATGttcaaaagaaaatacagATTATTTACAATACACTCAAAAATGATCTTTTCCgagataatattataaatcaaGTGGAGAATAAGAAACTGCAACAATGTTTATTAAAAGAAAGTCATTTAACGCATGAAAAGcttaacaaaataataaaaatcaacggaacgtttgaaaaacaatcaaatgaaataagttgtttgaaaaaaaaaatacaaatgaacGATAATTTTAATAcgaaacttttcgaataaacagcAAATCTgttgagaataaaatttatatggGAACGAACTGCAATGTACTGATTAcggaaatatgcaaaaaaaaaaaaaaaaaactgaatttacgaaacgaagttaaaaatgtaatgaatattcattactatctTATGGTAAAGATCCTaataatgtatatatgaataattctaAACGAAAATAAGCTGCTAGTCGATATACACACAGAACATGAAACGtttatgtaaaataaatgaactaactatgaaaaaaaaaaaacagttaaaCTTATTTGATACAATcaaatttcttcaactttcTTCAATAGATTAATTTCGGTCTTTGGGCACGTGATCGCgtgttttatttcatatcaCAGATTTCATATTTGATTagtcgaatttttttattaattacgaTGATTACGAGTTTGGTAAGTTCAATTAGTCATTTCATCAGTTCTTGTTCCGGCATGCCACACTATATCAGCATCAAAATAACAGATATCAATTTCTGATAACTAATTGTTACGGATACATGGATAATACTTTCGTCGCAGGAGTGTtgcgataataaaaatttcagaatcttGACAGAGATCTGTAGTAtcatatttaaaaacaaaccGTGGTTAAATCTGCACTGATTGCCGAAAGGTTTTTTATACaggtatgaaaaatgaaagtacCAACAGTTataggtgaagaaaaaaactaactGTTGCTATCAAAaattgggttttttttttgtttgctcagTCTTGGTTTTTTGTAGCACAAAAAAACGTAGTCATGTATATATGAACAGAAAATCGAATCAGTAATTGCAGATACACACATTGATAAATTGATGGCATATTAATCAATCATCGAAGTATATAATGGTAGTGTTAATTCTTTTTATCAACCATCAGATCTCAATCGAAATCACGTGAAGGAGGAAATGAcagtctgaaaaaattaaaatagattaatATTATGTGATTGATCcaacgatgaaaaatcgcACGATTACTTTGATTTTTCCGGTATAAATATGAACGAGAAATCTCATGATCGGAGACTATATAGCGAAACATCCAAATTTATCGCATCTTTGACGactaaataaagaaaaactgTTGCATGTTATGttatcaaatttgaaacggTGGTGCCCAGATTTGCAGTATATACAAATACATCTACCGTTATTCCAAAGTTAGCCAAATATACTCTAATGTCATGAAAAGAGAGCTGATAGAAGTTTAAAGCAAGTTGGAATGCTTTCCGAAAGATATTTTTCGCTTTTATTCCCAGTTCTAATGAGCGGCAGGAAATAGATGATGAGATTGTGTTTTGGAGTGCGAAAAGTAACCATAAAGTGATAAATTGGATAGTGCTGAATCGAAGATTTGCAGATACTAAAATTGAGAATCTATGATTAGATGGATAGGTGTAGACACGTATTAAATGTTCCGGATGAATACCTTAAGAACTAAAACGAAGAGAAATGATTGATCTAATGTCCAAGAGTATATCAGCTCAAAAAGTTTAATTGATTGCAACGCAATAACAAAATAACTACATCTTTGCTTCACGCTATAAATACGGTTTGTCCAACTAATACAGCCCCAttctttcaaaagtttcaaTTCGAATATGAAGCTGTTGTTGTTGGTTTCTCTTGCTGTTGTGGCCTCAGGTATAgttcaatttcttcttttactGAGCCTCTAAATCGCGTCTTGAGCTGTTCAACTTTTACGAAATAATTGGACTTTGCGTATTTACCATTATAAAATACAACTTTGACTTTTTAGAATCGATACGAAGAATAATCATGGTCTCTAATTCATAAATTCGTCCTCACcgtcaatttatttcacagcTCATGCTAGGGCAGTAGTCGAGCCTGAACATGACTACATGTATTTCCCGGATGGGAACGGGGAACTTCACCTGATCGACTT
Proteins encoded in this region:
- the LOC124214803 gene encoding protein fem-1 homolog C, which produces MWRYCQQEERISNISNDLMQECKTAAPGARLSPGMRNNLEKYQATMRKTIVSRQKDGCAPLFIACRRGNVEIVEYLINVCKADIEQRGLYEVPDDRSVHCVTPLWCAAVSGRLQIIEILVSHGAKIDAVSDTGSTPVRSACFMTHPHIVMYLVKKGADIFRANYNGGTCLINSVQSYELCKFLLQNKADVNARDVQNKTALHYAIQEHRFATAKLLLYHNADPTIRSSDNDDALQIACLKGSTQIFEYLIKNIAYSPQRLANAHELMGSTFLEEDNAPHSTIKYWRVALAIRNAFTVRNEPLRKRPVIPKQECFGNVGEFTTVEELDAIALDVDAIRIQSLLICERILGPHHKDTLFRLIHRGASYADSLRHQRCIDLWRRALKIRVEKDSILCSDTCFIAQALVKLMVDINEKKIEYDYRMPEKRKPEFSDVEAIFHLLATPLTAARQLLEIRPVHKRQQESYDHILKCVTHLIYLLVETARTESEKVQAQLLVCNLVKQNPRSASTGDSLLHLCASRLNTIRSSYFSSDDIPMIFPHFEVIRLLLLCGAHVNVRNKFRSTPLHVASNAYNFSNPLIKLLLDYGAHLDMPNKFGDTPARLISLNPHNSVNLVNYITLKCLAAQTICKYAIHCTEVPRALYRFLEFHKE
- the LOC124214807 gene encoding WD repeat-containing protein WRAP73; the protein is MTLEAANEIFRTNNHLCRFSNDGRFLAFAFQGNLVIKNTGTFDTFLSFPFVDIIEYIEWSPDSEYILCATFKKAIIQVFSICYPDWRCKLTEGSVGLEQVTWAPDSRHIITTGDFNIQISIWSLESRSVTYIQNIKSSFGKVLNFSGDGKRLALVLNNGESNVALYKTKNWKISRKLICERLKSIDGISWSPNSDLLCIWSSDMIDSKLLIFSTASESLVGSYVPDEETKDCEYTKNEFSRKLKGINRVKWITGGQLLAVVGHGELIVLLNYLTWKPLLSLYHDPIIRENNYRTKVYKECVMQLKDSNKQPSLHNRHIMEEVNARPISLPVVKRDLISGNSVPEIDILEFSACGRYLATRHQSYPTTLWIWNILSDTIDYLILQNMITSVLWSPTGTSLLAFTETSNIFEWSPDYAACVPTPKRISVADARWHPHGKIAVLCGYNKAVIYFGQSCD
- the Elp2 gene encoding elongator complex protein 2 translates to MKKHEIGEMVKTSYISCACNRTPHSADWGNNDVLCYGARNAVAVYDRRASKTGKVLLTLHKHSNQVTVVRWIRQRNGEPETELISGSTDGTTIIWSKFGVTYRPVTTLKDTSAVRIASARYLDESNSRLLICTGNTDGQIKLWERGETGDEACCLQIVEFARKLPIEAALWFLPGSNLPLLAIAVEDSTIQLLCRHSGNDGEMKFVKVQSLVGHEDWVRCLDFTFDNDGDVLLASGSQDSMIRLWRISVKTEDEVESNELRQKKEIFLADGKEYSVALESILISHEGWVYGVHWHPSEFAEKRRRQPMKLLSCSLDKTMILWEPDLSSGIWLESVRVGDVGGNSLGFYGCKFGPRGTSLLAHGYLGSFHIWEYSEKSANWAASSAPGGHFLDVVDLCWDPKGRFLLTTSADQTTRAHAPWKDEMGETWHEIGRPQVHGFDMSCLAMLTPYVFASGAEEKVVRTFTAPATFVNYLKKLSNADDFAGAMPESASVPALGLTNKAVFDGEVALGENLYVGNSKDLNFGKPPTEEELIQHTLWPELQKLYGHGYEVFSMAGRHDGTLLATCCKSASAEHAAIILWDTTTWKIHQKLMAHQLTVTQLAFSLNDKYLLSVSRDRRWSLFTCDNNQYNLSAASSKRDSLHSRIIWCCAWSNDSKYFATGSRDGKIGIWCPTEFKTKEYLPITSMEIKDTSITALAFAPINVAQDSYLLAVGFESGDIEIQKIIFKGSSQVFRKYLTLNSSHAHHLTVKRLSFRPCTDIPQTEILQLASCGSDNTVKIHDFNFKDLSLL